In Ammospiza nelsoni isolate bAmmNel1 chromosome 11, bAmmNel1.pri, whole genome shotgun sequence, the genomic window GGCACcactgcagggaaagggagatCAGCACAGGGCCAGCACCGCCATCCCCAtcccgtccccatccccatcGGCACCCCGCGCCCCCCCGCCCCGGCTGGTGGGGGCTCCGCTGGCGCAATGGGCGTGCGGCAGGGTGCGGAGAGCGGGCCGCAGGTCCCGGCTTGCCTCCAGCCCCGGGCCCCGCTTTCCTGCGGCTCCTGCGCGGAGCCGGCCGGCGTGCAGCGGCTTGTCGGGTGAGCAAGCAGGTACCCAGCCCCGGCCGTGCCTGCGGGAAATGACAGAGGGCCACGGCACGTAGGAGCGGGCGCTGCACTGCCCCCCCGAGAGCCCCTCGAGTGCCTCCTTCTCGGCGGGGAGGCGGCCGGGACACCCCTCCGGCAGAGCCCCACTCGTGGCACGGGGCCAgcggcagccccggggcacCCGCGGGTGCTGGGGTGGGGCTCTGCCCCCGCGCCTCGGCAGGGCCACCCACCCACCCTGCGCCCTCcagctggggacaccccaggtGACCTCAGGGTGCAGCCCGGCCTGCGCCCAAGGCCCGGGACCCCCCAAACGCCGGGAAATACGGGGACCAAGGCACGGCCGGGCAGGCGCTGGAAGGGACTGCTGGCTCCCGCAGCCGGGCCGCTCCTCGCTCTTGAATTCCTATTGTCTGAACCCAAAAGCAGGGTGTTACGTCCGCTTTCCTTTCCGCGTTGGAGTCGCGGGAAGCTGAGTGTGCAGGAGGGATTGCTTCCAGGACCGATAATTCCGTCCTCTCTGCCTGgccctgacacagctgcagGACTGTCCTTGTCCCTCTCCGCGTCCCCGTGCAAATCCCTGTCCCCCTCCCCGCCGGCTGGGACCCTCTCATCCAGCCCTAGTGGCAATGTGCCACCACTCCGAGCCGCCCAGTCCTGCCGCTGGCCGGGAACACCGGGGCAGCCGGTTGTGAGGTGCTGGGTAAGCATGTGGCAGGCCCAGGAGAGCCGAAGGGCCACCCTGTCACCGCCGTCCCTCGGGGCAGCCCAGGTGGGAGGCAGAGTGGCAGCTCCGGGGGCACGGTGCCGCTGGCACCTTGACAGCTGCACACTGTGCCCGCTGGCCACCCGTGCCCCCGCACCGCCAGGGTCCCACCGGGCGCACACGTCCCCGCGCCGCCTTTGGCCTCTCCTGTAATGTCACGGCCTTGATGTCACCGGCAGCGCCCGGACGTCACGGCAGTCCCGCAGtcccggggcggcggggcgcggtggtcccgtcccgtcccgttcCCTCCCCGTGCCCGCGGCGGCACTCACCCGGTCGGCGCCGAGCTCGTCTGGGCGGGCGTTGTGCATGCCCGGTCCTGCTCCGCcggcgccgctcccggccccgctcccagAGCCGCCGGTGCCGGTGgcggagcagcagcagcagcgacaGCGGACGGAGcgcccggccgtgcccgccgcctcccggcgctgcccggcggccccgccccgccccgccccggccaaTGGGGCCGCCGTAACGTGAGCCCGGCCCGCACGGGCACCACCGCCCCGGGGCCCCGCCCCGCCCACGGACccctccccgccgcccccgggcccCGCGCCGGGCACCACCCGGGCACCGCCGGGCCAGGCGGGGTCCGTGTCCCGGCCGGCGGCACCCTCAGGCACCGGGGGGCCCGCAGCTCGGTACGCCCCgctgggaaggagggcagcCCCGGTACAGAGTCCTGGTGGAGGCATCCCCGCCGGCACCCCGCGCCACCGGGCTGCCAGAGCCGGGCTGGGCGCTGGAAGCGGGAAGGGAAGAGTGACCCGGGCCGCCGTGCCCGTTAATTGGGAACTAATAGCGCTTAATGGGGATCCCGGGAGAAGCGCCACTGGTTTGCAAATGAACGAGAACACGGCCAAAAATTACCTCCCAGCTAATTTTCCCGGTTCCCGAGCGTGCCGCGTGGGGTGGCAGCCGAACCCCACGGAGCTGCGAGCGGCACGGAGGGGCTGGGAACGGCGGTGTGCAGAGCCGGGGGCACTGGAGCCgtgccctgtccctcccctgGCCGGGCCGGCCACCACGGGTGGGGATGGACGGCATGACGCCGGGCTGGGGTGgtgcccagcagccctggcaacCGGCTGCAGCTTGTCCCAAACACACAGCGAGCCATGGGCATGCACGGACAcctcaccttcctcctcctcagcctctgTGCCCCGGGTAGGTGCTTCAAGGTCGCAGTGTTCGGGACACCTCTGGGTGTGGGTGGATGACtgagaggaagggaagaggcTCTCCTCGGTTGCTCCCACATTCCTGGGGCTGACcgcaggatgggcagaggggtTGGCAGCTGTCTGACTGGGTTGAGACGGGGAGGGGGCATCACACGAGCATGCTCAGGACATTGCCCAGGTGTcctcagggtgtccccagcaTTGCCAGGATGTTACTGGGGCTTCTTTGGGGCATCACTGTGGCATATCCAGACACCAGTGGGGTTTCATCAGAGCATCTCAGAGGGAATTCTGAGGCCTCCCCAGGGGATTCCTAGGGCACACCTGGCAGGCTGTGGTGACACTCTCCTCTTTGCAGGGACTTTCGTCAGAGCAACAGGTAAGAGCGGGGTGCTTTGGACCCAGCCGTGTctgccagggaaagctgtgcctgcactggtgcttggctgcaggagcagagctccgTAAGCACAGCTGGATGAGCCATCAGTGCTCCCTGGGGTCTTCCACCAGTCCTGCCTGACCTGCCACGTGTGGTGACCCTGAGTGAGGACACAGTGCCAGGCACCCGCGTCGCTGAGGCGACCGTGTCCTGCAGCAACTCAAGCAGCAGTCCCAATGTCACCCTGCATAGCATCGAGCCCGAGCACCCCTTCAACTCCATCGCCATCAGCTCTGACCCCACGGATTCCACCACGTTCCGGGCAGAGGTGTGGCTGGGGAATGGGAggggggcaggagctggcaggcgCCCTGCTGAGTGcctgtgtccccatggcagGTGACACTGCGTGCTGGCGCAGAGCTCGATGCCCGCCGGGTGAACCAGTACACACTGATCCTGCGGGCTGCTTGTCCTGGTGAGGATGAGGTGGAGGAGCGGCTCTTTGTCCGGGTGACAGCAGGGCACGTGCTGCGCTGTGACACCCTCTTTGCCAGCCCAGGTAGGaacagggggcacagggcagtgggggctgtgggtgccagccagcactgagctcccacagctgtgctctgctccagaggctgATGTGGTGCAGGTGCTGGCAGATGTGGCGCCCCAGACACCCCTGTACGtggtgctgccacagccactcGGTGGGCTGACGGTGagtggcagctccctgggggCCACACCCCCACAGAAGGGAGcagccttggggacagcagAACCCCAGGTATGGAGGAGTGGGACAGGGGTTCCCATCACCCTCCTTTCTGCAGTTCAGGCTCCGAAACCACAACACACCACTCACGCTCACCCACTGGGGCCTGGTCCTGGCACCTGACAATGGTTTTGATCCCAGCAAGGACACCCAGGtgggcaccagcactgccaggctggtCACAGCCACCTCTTGGTCCACTGGGGCTTAGCCCCTCCCTGGCCACAGCTCTCCacatcctgctctgccccctgTCTCCCCCAGGACCCAcaagtgctccagccctgtccccatccccttcTGCATATCAAGTCCTGTCCATGTCCTCATCCCTGTCTGTATTCCTGTTCATTCTAGTCTTCAGCTCATACttatctccatctccatctccatgcCTCTTCCCACCTCTGTTCCTACTCCAAGCCCCATTCTCATCTCTTGCCCCCTCTCCTTTGTCTCTGTTCCTGTTTCTGTTCCCATCCCATCACTATTcctgtccccgtccccatccccatccccatccccacccagggctgtcccacagctgccctggtgCTGGCCCACAGACATTCCTGTTGGACATTGAGGTGATGGATCGTCACGGGCACAactgcagcagggctctgagggTGGAGGTGCTGCCATCACGCCGTCCCCGCGTCACCTTCCCGTGAGTGGGGCTGGCCCAGGAggggggtgctggtggcaccAGGCCGTGCCACAATGCCCACCTCGCCTGCAGTGAGCCACACCGGGCTGTGACGGTGACAGAAGGCATTGGCCCCAGGGAGGTGGTCACACAGGTCCATGCCAGAGGGAACAATGTCCGCTATGCCATCCTGGCTCCCGTGGCTCCCGTGCTCTTTGCCATTGACGAGggtgagcagggcagcagggatcCCCAGTGACACCCTGTCGGTGTCACTGTGCCCAGTGCGAGGccatggctgctcctgcagagacaGGGGAGATCCGCAGCACCCGGCGGCTGCCGGCGAGCCGTGCCCACCTGCTCATCCGGGCTTACAACGCGCTGCACCCCGACGACCACGCCACCGCCACGGTCAATGTCACCGTGCAGGGGACAGACCGCCTGGCACCGAGATGTGTCCCAGCCATCTTCGTGTACGGTTCAGGGAGGAGCGGGGTGCGTGGAGTCTGCTAAATCCAGGACATGGGacagaggctgagctgctggctgccccgCCACAGGTCCCAGGTGCCCGAAACCATGTTCCCTGGCAGCACGTTGGTGACATTGAGGTGCACCGGCTCCACCAGCACTGATGGGTGTCTGCACTATGCTCTCGAGGggcctccctcctccctctcccactTCTGCATGGAGGGGCCACAGCTGAAGGTGAGTGGGGCCAcgggcagtgcccaggtggacaACAAGGCTAGACCATGAAGCCCAGTGGGACAATGGGACCCTGTGACATGTGCTGTCATGCCAGGTTCTGAGTCAGGGCTCCCTCTCCCCAAGTCCTGCTTGTTCTCCTCACTtactccttccttttcccctggCATCACAGCCTTGTGGGACAGCCAGGCTTTGTGGGACACTCTGGCTTTGCAGATCATCTGAACTTTGCAGAGTGCCTCAGCTCAGCCTGAGTCTCCCCTCCTGGCTTGGCAGGTCAACACCACCCTGGACTATGACTCAGAGGCCgtggctgctctgggcttcCAGTTCACAGCCACCATTGTGGTGACAGTGGGAGGGCAGCCCCGACAGAGCAGTGAGTGCCCATGTCTCTATGGTGGGAAAACACCTCTCCCAATCCCCAAACCAGCAGATCACGGAGGAAAcattccttccctgctgccccagagaTGCCCACCCCAGAAGTGGTGCCTCCGTCCCCATGTCACCCAGCCTGGCACGGACTGTGGGgtggtgccagcctggctgagcagctGTGTGCCACACAGCCCGTGTGCCCGTGCTGGTGACGGTGACACCTGTCAATGAATTCAGACCGGCGTGCCCCAGCAGCGCCACCTTCACCGTGCCAGAGACAGCAGCTTTCGGCAGCGTGGTGGGGCGTGTGGCTGCCACTGACCGTGACTACCCCCAGGACAGCCTGGAGTACAGCCTGGAGGGGGGCCCTGGCCCCGCACAGCCCTTCTCCATCGACAGGCGCACTGGTGAGccccctgccccttccccagccccgcACACCCATGGCACCCAcgggctcccagcagctcacgGGTCCCACAGGCGAGATCCGCGTGGTGGGAGCCCTGCACTCGCAGCAGCACAAGAGCTACAGGCTGGTGGTGCGGCTGACGGACACCCACCATGACCTGGACCCGAGGAAGAGGCAGAGCCGTCTGTGCGATGTGTCTGTGCGCCTGCAGGTGTGAGGGCAGCCCGCTGGGTGGGCTGTGGTGGGGGCCAGGATTGGGGGTGCCCACCCCACCGCTTCCCCCTGCTCCCGGCAGGCTGTGCCGGACCAGCTGCCGGAGTGCACCCCCGAGGTGCAGGAGCTGCGGATCACGGCCGGGTCCCCGGGCAGCCGCCAGCCTGTCACCCGCCTGCTGTGCCACGGCGGCCCCGACAGCGCCCCGCTGACCTACACCATTGTTGGAGGTGAGGAGCGGCCAAGGCACGGCACAAACCAGCCCTCGccgtgctgtgacactgagcagACCCTCTCGCCCAGGCAATGAGGACGGGCGCTTTCGGATGGAGGGGAACACCCTTGTCTACCTGCCCAGTGCCCGAGCCGAGCCCCAGCCCTCTGTCCTGCTGGTGGAGGTGGGGGGCGGCTCTGGTGGCCGCCGCCGCAGCagcctggtggccctggtggtGCAGGTGACCCCCCGGAGCACCCCGGTGCCAGCCAGCACCACCACCCAGCACACGGTGAGCACAGCCCGTGACCGGGAGGAGCTCCAGGGTCCCTTGGAGCACCTTCCCATGGCCCCTCACCCCCTGCCTCCACAGACGCTGCAGAAGGAGCCGCTGGTTGTCCTGCACACGGAGGCAGTGTGGCACCCGCCAGCCTGGTTTGTGGCCGTGCTGACCATCTctggtgtcctgctgctggccaccctgggctgcacagcccgGAGCCTGCTGTGCAGGTGAGCCCCAGCCCTCCTCATGGCACGGCTCagtgagcagggctgagggctcaCGGCTGCCTTCTGCTCCTCCCACAGCAAGCGGGCCCCTGGCAAGCTGTTCCTGGCCAAGAGGTGAGTGCTGCATGGCCAGGGTGGTCACATTGGTGGTTGTATTGTCCTTGCAGGCAGCCGGGGAGACACAGCACACAGGGTGTGTTTAATATTCTCTGCATTTGGCTGTGGcttgctgtgccagggagctgTCTCTGCCCAGGGCAAGGGTGCAGCCCTGATGGGGGCTATGGAAGCAGAGAGAGCAATTTGGTCAGTAGACCATGATGTTGGGGCACAAACTCTGCAGTGGACAGGGTGGGATGGCACAGTGCTGGTGCAAGGCTGGGTCCTGTCACCAGGGCTGAAGTCACTGCAGCTCACCAGAGGAGCCCCTGTTTGGCTCAAATGAGCCCCATTTGTCAGGGAAAGCTcccagggaagagctgagcaGGCTGCACAACCCCTGGAGGATGAGTGATGGTGACAGAGGACAGAGGACAGCCTGGGCAGATGCtagagcagcctgtgccaagtGTCTGCACAGCAAAGAGGGGACATGCAGGCCCATGGCAGGTCACCTGCAGTGGCATAACTGCTCCGAGGCGATGCATAGCAGGATCCAGGTTCATTGGCAAGGTTGGGGATGCAGTGCTTGGTGACACTGGGACTGTAGTGACCATGCAAGGGAGAAGACCCAGGGTCAGCCCCTGTGggtggccctggcagctcccccagcacagcatcctccaACACAAAAGTGATGCGTGCCGGCACATGGCAAACAAGCAGATGTGGTGGCAGATCTGCTTGGTGCTCAGGCACTGGTGAAAGGTGGTGGTGCTTGGGGGAGCACAGCGCTGTCACagtcccctcctgtgccaggggacAATCAGGTAGGTGGACGATGGGCTTAACAgggtgcagctggcagggcaAAACCTGGCTGGCaagcctctcccagcagcatctcTTGGGGCTGAGGCTGGCAGCCCATCACTGGCAGCattccctgccttcccctcttccttctgcagctcctggggtgtGGTGGAGCACGGCAGGGACAAGGAGGAACAGGGACACCCACATGCCAGCAGCCCAGTGAGTGTGTGGCAGCGAGGGTGGGTGCCCTGCCAGGGGGGCAGAGGAGCCCTgtggccctgagcagcctctccCGTCTCCTCCCCACAGGGGCAGCTCGATGGCCACGCTCAGGACCCACGTGagtgccctgtcccacagccccaccagccGGCTCTCGTTGTgccccccagggcaggggagtttggggacagcagggacggGGACCAGGCCCACAGGGCAGTGACTGAGCGCTGCCTCCATCCCAGGCGCCGGCAGGGATTATCTCTTCCGCACCGTGACCGGGGCTCGGCGCTGGATCTGAAGGGGGCTCCTTGTGCCCCGTAGCACCcggagcagtgctgggcagagcaccGGGCACTGGCACACAGCTGGCGCAGCCCCGAGGAGACCCATCCTGTGTGGTCAAACCTGCTGCACACGGGGTGCAGCCACACCCTGAGCCGCCTCAGCCGGTGCGGAGCTAATAAATGTGTCAGAGATTGCACAGGCGGCTGTGATTGCCTCAGGGGGTCCCGGAGCAGGGCAGCGCTGCTGTGGCTGTCCTGCTGCGGGGGTCATTAGCACTGTCTCGTCAGCCATGTGGGTGCCGTGACCCGGGACAAGGATTAGCAGCTGGTTTGGCACTGAGAAAAAGGTTGCGAGAGCTTTGGCCAAGTCTGCTTCGCTCACAGAAGCATCTCTGTAGCCTCTGGATGTGACCCAGCCGGAGCAGTCCACAGGGAGGTTATCCGGGGCCAGAAAACTCAGCCACGGGTAATTTTGAGCCACTTTTGCCCCGAGTCCCGTGTCCCGCTCAAGCTCTGCTTTGTTACAGCGCTCGCAGGCGCGAACGGCTGGGATGAGCAGCTGGTGGGCAGAGGGGATGGGTTGATAATTGGGAGGAAAAGTGAATTAGCGTGGGTGCAGGTGAGAGGGACGccgcaggaggagctgggagcggCCGGAGGCTTTGAAGGCGTCAGCCAGCGGGAGGTGGGAAAGCGGTGATTTGAATTTCAAAGGAGCGCGCCACGGGACGCCTCCCCGGCAGCTCCCGGGGAAATGAAGCACTGGCGGGATAAGAGGGAAGAGACTAATTTGGGGAGTAGGTGACtaaggggagggaaggggaacaGGGGCAGCCGTGAAATTTCACAGTGAGAGGGGTCACCGGTGTGACTTTGCCTGAAAGGTCCCTTTTGCCCTGAACCCACTGGAACCGTGACCGTCCGGGAATTTAACCCTTTGCGGTATAGGAGTGGTGCC contains:
- the CDHR4 gene encoding cadherin-related family member 4, yielding MGMHGHLTFLLLSLCAPGTFVRATVLPDLPRVVTLSEDTVPGTRVAEATVSCSNSSSSPNVTLHSIEPEHPFNSIAISSDPTDSTTFRAEVTLRAGAELDARRVNQYTLILRAACPGEDEVEERLFVRVTAGHVLRCDTLFASPEADVVQVLADVAPQTPLYVVLPQPLGGLTFRLRNHNTPLTLTHWGLVLAPDNGFDPSKDTQTFLLDIEVMDRHGHNCSRALRVEVLPSRRPRVTFPEPHRAVTVTEGIGPREVVTQVHARGNNVRYAILAPVAPVLFAIDEETGEIRSTRRLPASRAHLLIRAYNALHPDDHATATVNVTVQGTDRLAPRCVPAIFVSQVPETMFPGSTLVTLRCTGSTSTDGCLHYALEGPPSSLSHFCMEGPQLKVNTTLDYDSEAVAALGFQFTATIVVTVGGQPRQSTRVPVLVTVTPVNEFRPACPSSATFTVPETAAFGSVVGRVAATDRDYPQDSLEYSLEGGPGPAQPFSIDRRTGEIRVVGALHSQQHKSYRLVVRLTDTHHDLDPRKRQSRLCDVSVRLQAVPDQLPECTPEVQELRITAGSPGSRQPVTRLLCHGGPDSAPLTYTIVGGNEDGRFRMEGNTLVYLPSARAEPQPSVLLVEVGGGSGGRRRSSLVALVVQVTPRSTPVPASTTTQHTTLQKEPLVVLHTEAVWHPPAWFVAVLTISGVLLLATLGCTARSLLCSKRAPGKLFLAKSSWGVVEHGRDKEEQGHPHASSPGQLDGHAQDPRAGRDYLFRTVTGARRWI